A genomic window from Punica granatum isolate Tunisia-2019 chromosome 2, ASM765513v2, whole genome shotgun sequence includes:
- the LOC116193701 gene encoding uncharacterized protein LOC116193701, whose protein sequence is MAIQAELTHLRAERDRLRREVAEKDEQLVDQRQLQRELAQTRAELQRRDQELEQRLKKLEENIRALQSGGSRLDAGDGDWSLFPSMQLPPKIKVPKFQRYYGTTDPRHHLRHYRGKMLQYWDYEEFVIHTFQDSLAGAALDWYISLKAADIPTWADLSSKFIDQYRYCAETPPTLLELSTMEMTDDQGFEAYAVKWRARAAKHVPPISEAQQIQLFHSTLKGAYYLHLLAHTFSFSNLIDAGKKLDIGIKLGKIEGPAEKKE, encoded by the exons ATGGCCATCCAAGCCGAACTCACTCATCTCAGAGCAGAAAGAGATCGTCTTCGTCGGGAAGTTGCAGAGAAGGACGAGCAGCTTGTTGATCAGCGCCAACTACAAAGAGAGCTTGCCCAGACCCGTGCCGAGCTACAGAGGCGCGATCAGGAATTG GAACAGAGATTGAAGAAGTTGGAAGAGAATATCCGAGCCCTACAATCAGGCGGCTCCCGCCTCGATGCCGGCGACGGCGATTGGAGTCTTTTCCCAAGCATGCAGCTACCCCCAAAGATTAAGGTGCCTAAATTCCAGAGGTACTACGGCACGACCGACCCtcgtcaccatctccgtcactataGGGGAAAAATGTTGCAGTACTGGGACTACGAAGAGTTTGTCATCCATACGTTCCAGGATAGTTTGGCAGGAGCGGCTCTGGATTGGTACATATCACTGAAAGCTGCGGATATCCCCACGTGGGCAGACCTCTCAagcaaattcatcgaccagtacagGTACTGTGCGGAGACACCCCCGACTCTGCTGGAGCTCAGCACGATGGAGATGACCGATGACCAGGGCTTCGAGGCTTATGCAGTGAAGTGGCGGGCTAGAGCGGCGAAGCACGTCCCTCCGATCAGTGAGGCACAGCAGAtccaattattccactccactCTTAAAGGGGCCTACTACTTGCACTTGTTGGCCCACACGTTTTCATTCTCCAACCTTATCGACGCCGGAAAGAAGCTCGACATCGGCATTAAGCTCGGCAAGATAGAAGGTCCGGCCGAGAAAAAGGAATGA